The genomic DNA TGAAATGGTCATTGTAGTTCTGTCTGTTATGATATCCCCTTTGAAAATATAAAcctttacaataaatacaatattgtttctACTTtaaacatggttaaagtccacGTCTATGTAGAGAACTATAAATCATGCTGGGTACAAAGAGAGATCACTGTAAGACAATGTCATGGGCGACTGTAAGCTAAGTTCTCAActtgttctttttattatgcatccaCATCTATTTATAGAACTATATCAGGATGGGTACATAGAAAGATCACTATAAGATAATGTCATTGGCGACTGTAAACTTAGTTCTTGTTCTAACGCATCCATGTCTATATTTAGATCTCCTGTGACATCCATCCAATCGGTTAACAAAGATGATGACAATGGTGACGGCTCTGCTCTGCCTCTGAAAAATAAGAATGCAAATTGTGACATGCTAATGTAAAAATAGGGAGATGTGGTCtgattgttaatgagacaactatccatcaaagCACAATTTAAGTGGATGTAAGTAATGATAAGCATACTGCACTTGTAATTAGAAAGATAAAAATCAAGAGGTGGGTATCTGTCAGATTATCTCAcaataatatacatgatataattaaTCACAATCACGATGCtgaataaacattataaatacaAGTGAAAATAGTCTTTATGTTCTTTTATCTAGGTCAGTACAATAACTGATAACAAGCcttagaaaaaaacacacagGAAATAGTATTCAGGTTCAGCATTTGTTCATTATAGAATAACTAATCGAGgaattcaaatagagaaaaatattcaacgagtgacaaaacaacataaacaacacattaattcacAAATGCTACAGCCAATGAGTTAAGTATCAGTGTTGATCGGTcacgagttgaatatttttcgatactgtaaattcagaaattattgcgaggattttattattgcgaataatgcgaccaagttgtaaacgcaataattaaaactcgcattttgtaatattttaactgaattcaggaattaagcatgacttttctcaaaatcgtaaaaattaaaatcgcattcaagtgtaaaatgacaaaatcgcaataataaatgcatgcaataatttctgaattaacagtatttGAATTCTATCAttagttattgtttttattacattggcaaatggcttttttttaaagaaattaatgtaaaacatgtaaggaactatatcttttttctaCCCATTGAAAACTTGTTTTGATCCTCtgttatcgacgtcttgacaacgcctattgaGGTATGATGTCAGAGAgcgaaataaccacgtttatttcacatgtgaaattatcggtttttatttaactaggaaatcaatgtaattcattgcaaccaatgtaatataatcttttattgacgagttttgattttttaaaatagattaattatttctgtaaaatattactACTTTCTGAATAGCTGAACTGCCTAATAAATTTAAGGCACTGAGAAAGAAATTTCCATAAATAATTTCCTATAGATAACAGCAAAGTTCATGCAGTTccagagttatgtcccttgatTCACTTAACAATACACTGAGACTGTATAGCTACATTAATGTTTCTGTGCAATAAACATACTTTAACTGACTGAGTaaccaataaaattgagaatggaaatggggaatgtatcaaagagacaacaacccgaccatagaaaaaacaacagaagaagGCCACCAACAGGTCTGCAATATAACAAgtaattcccgcacccggaggcatccttcagctggcccctaaacaaatatatactagttcagtgataatgaatgccataataatttccaaattgtacacaaaaaactaaaattaaaataatacaagactaacaaagaccagaggctcctgactttggacaggcgcaaaaatgccaTCTATAGACATGAAagaaaaaagtttgattttttaaaattctgtattttactgTTATAATAGATAGACTCACTTTTTAAGTCAACATTACACTTCACACTGACTCCAATGTTTACTTACTAATAATCTAAgttatttcaaatttagattttgGGGACATGATTTTAACACCTTATCAGCCATAATTTCGTATTTGACAATATTTAAttcgttatatatttttaattaatagtgATCATGATTGCATGATAATCACATGCAGacactaaaaacaaaatatgtaaggAGTTTCACAGAATCCTGTCTTGTTGGAGTCAGTGTGAAGTTTAATGTTGACTTAAAAAGTGAGTCTATCTATTATAAcagtaaaatacagaattttaaaaaatcaaacttttttctTTCATGTCTATAGATGGCATTTTTTGGTTAGCTTCTATTCAAGTTTCATATATAACAATCCATGAaggtttacaaataaaaaataaaactgcttGATCTAAATACTTACAATTCCGTGTCCTGTGAATCCATAATCAGTGAATCTAAATCCATCCCCATTCCTAATCCATATCCTGCTCCAGTACCTCTAGGGGTCAAGGCTAAAACTGGGGGACAGGGATCCTCCACTTGGGATTTGGAGAACTGTTTTGATAAGACAGTAATAAGATCAGGTGGcatgtttgtatttatttgaagaGCTGGCTGTTTTGATAGAATCGTTCGGTCTCCGACAGGAAGCTGACTTGATGGTAATGGCTGGGTAACTGTGGACGGGTGGTTTGAAGCATAACCTTGGAAGGGTATGCTGGTGGACGAACTTGGTATAAATCCTTGCTGTGTTGTAAAAGATGATGGTAGGCCAAAATCCTGTTGGAAATTTTGATTATGATTCATAAAACCTGAACTGATCTCTGAAAAAGACCCAtcgtttaattttgaattattgacttggtcataattttgaaaattttgttgcTGTGGAATATTACTTGTTTCTTCAAAAGACTGGGCAAACTGGTTTAACATTGAACCATCAAACTGACAGGatgtaaaatcagaaaattcTTGGTTAGATGAGGCACGTCTTGATAGTTTATTTTGATGACTATGTTGACTTTCATAAGGCTGAAAACTTCCTGTATCTTGGAAGGAATTACCTCCTAAGAAGGAGTCAGTATACGATGAGCTGAAAAAACTTGGTTGAATCTCTCTTGAAGGTTGATTTTGGAAAACTTCACTAGGTTGTTGGCTAGTATAATTTTGTGAAGTGTTACCATGGTTACTACGCAGTTGTTCGTTTGCTTGTGTTTGATTAGATATTAGTCCCTGAGATgtcatttgatttgaaaaattgGTACTCAAATTTCCGGCATTTGAGTTTATTTCATTACTCTGACTAGTAAATTGAGCATTTGGagtaaaattctgaaaattttgCATTCCTGCTGGTTGAACATTTTGAGAAACATTTGTAGCATGTAAATTTGTCTGACTGTGTTCACTGCTATCTGAGGTATTTAAGAAATTCTCTGGCGAGCCCTGCGACGTATAACTTTCTGGAGACCCATTATTACTATAGTCCTTCGAAGGAGATCCTTGTGAATAAGGTGATCTTCTATTAGTAAAATTATGACTAGGATTCTCTAATGTTTCTGTAGAACTACTTGTATGAAGTTTATCTGAAGACCCATCAACATTTGTAAATGAAGTTGGTTCCTGCAATGGCATGTTTGTGATCCCTAGTGATTTTAAATCTTGCATGTTTATTGTAGAAAATCCTGGAACATTCTCACTTTGCTTTGTAGATTCAGACACATTTTTCTGTTGTAAATTAGACAACAAATTCTGTTTATTTTCCTGTCTATGTATTTGATAAACACTTGAGTCACTTTCACGTCTTTCTGGTGGAATTTGAACTTTCTCACTTTCATTTAAGTCAGATTGAACTGGTAGGGAACCTCTCTGACCAGATAAGTTTTGAATTCCAAATGCATGCTGGGAGAAAGTTTTTGTTCCAACAGATGTTGCATCAGTAGTATGTTGCCCTTGGTTACTAGGTTCAGTTTGTTTTGGTATTGTGATTACCTGTTGTTGGATGTTTATAATTGTTAtagtttgttcgtttctgttttGACTCTGACTTGGGTCTGGTTTTGGCGCAATCTGTTGGACATTCTTTTGCATCTTGGCCCATCGCTCTAACATTTCCTTGTCTTCATTTGTCAACAATGAATGTACTTTTTCAATTCctgaattataaattaaaaggtACATCTGTTATAACTGTTTATAACTATAACACTGTTAGgctattcattataaaaaaaatacctaaatttTCCTataacaacttaaaaaaataatagaaaataatcaTCAGTCAAGATTGTTAATTTTTTGCTCTGAAAATACTGGGGGAGGGGTGTGAGAATCTATGATTCATTCATGGCCTCAATGACTAAGGtagtagatagatataggaagatgtggtatgagtgccaatgagacaactctccattcaaatatcaatcttttaaagtaaaccattataggtcaaggtacggccttcaacacgaagccttggttcacattgaacagcaagctataaaagacccaaAAAAGTCTTTTAGACATGGtagttgttttttattattatcttatagatttatttttaagagGTCATTAacaattaacctatgacctaTTGGTCGTTAATCATTGATGATCTATTTACTGACCTGCTGATTCTCACTCTTCTCATACaacacattgtttttgtttacttgTAAGATCTGttagtacatacatgacatagaaTCCAAGCTAAAGTCACTCCCCTTATGTAATAGAATTCTCCACCAACGGCCcttacacatttattcttatGTTAAACCTTAGACAGATAGACAGATAAAAAGaacttttcttaaaaaaagatacaaatatcttgtttttttaacatgaaaagacaaaatttatTCTGAAGCTAATCAAAAACTGAaattgatcataaaaaagcttATTGTCTTTTacacttattttaaaatttaatgtgCATAATTTTTCAACAGAAAGTCATCATAGATTGTATTCACAGTTGGCTGACTCCATGCAGGGGCTTCTTAAAAAGAACAAGCAGAAGTTGGCCTTTCCTTTCATGTTCATCTAGTAGGTGATATCTATCATTGAATAATTCagttttttatgataatattgACTATACATCTCCTATAGTTAGGTTCAATATGGCGTAATATGAGTTGGAGATATTCACCTTGATAATGTTTTTAGAGGTTTAAAATGGTTGATTTTCTTATATGACTCAACAAAACTTGATCCGCTAGATCTTAGTGAAAAATTGAGCAAAACTTTAAAGAAATTCAAGTTGGTTTTAATCCAAAAACATTAGTTCTCAAGAAAATTATATTTcccaagtgaaactgcgagctactgctcactgatgatacccccgccgcaagtggataatattaatagtgtaaaaatatgcaagtgttcgattaacaggaagttgtcgagtgatgaatctgaaaacgcatcacactgtatagctgacttatataaatcctgaaaccaaatttcagaaatccttgtattgtagacCCTGataaaaatgtgacgaaaattttcaacttggctatcatgtgtaaaaccatacaagtgttcggtaaacaggaagttgtcaagtgatcaatctgaaaacgcatcacacggtatagctgacttaaataaaccctgaaaccaaatttcagaaatccttgtattgtagttcctgagaaaaatgtgacgaaaaatattcattgaaCAGACGGACTGACgaactgacggaaggacagacagaggtaaaacagtatacccccccttttttaaagccggggtataattattattgtcaaaaaataattaaataaaagaccctatatcatgtatattttgaatgcATGGTCCCTTTTTTCAATGCTTAAAATATTAAGCAATTATGTgtgaagggagataactcaagaTATTTTAGTTACAacatatacatatgtatctGCAAGTCAAACTCATGACTAGTAGAAAATCAAGATAAAAACTTGTGAAATCAATTAACAGATATACAGTTGTTGTTAAAAGGAGGTAAGGTTAACAGCCCTTTCAAAGTTTCCGTGCACATTTTGGAATATTGATGCTGTCTTCTTCCACCAATTATGACAGAAAGGAAAATCATGACTATagtattatcattttttttattccttaaaTTACTATGATTACTAGAACATGTACAGAGatatcatacatgtaaaaaacTCATTTTACTTcctttgtatttttgtaaaacaaaatattgtctgCCTAAAACTTGGAATTCAAAAATCtgcaaataaaattatctttggttgattgtcaattattaaatgattattaCAGCATTTCATACCTTTGGggccttttttcttcttcattttttcCAATGATTTCTCTTTCTTCTTTCTCCTTTTCTCTTCTCTTTCTCTTTGTCTCTGAGCAGCTGTAATTGGCTTGTTTTTATTGTTCTCTTCGTTTAAAGATTCTGCAGTGTAAAAGTCAAACAGCTTAAGAAAATCTGacataccaaaagtgtaaaattCAAATAGTTGAAGAAAATCTAGCATACATTTTGTCCAATAGTATAGATACCTGCCCTTCTGTTGACAGGTTAATCTTAAgacattttttctataaaaacatGTCCTTCTAGATCTGTTGAAGGTTTGATCTTAAGACATATTTTTCAATAGATACTTGTTCTTTTGTTGAAGGTTTGAActttaagacattttttttctataaacacTTGTTCTTCTAGATCTGTTGAAGGTTTGATCTTAAGACATATTTTTCTATAGATACTTGTCCTTTTGTTGAAGGTTTGATCTTAAGACAAAAATTTCTATAGATACTCGTCCTTTTGTTGAAGGTTTGATCTTAAGACATATTTTTCAATAGATACTCGTCCTTCTAGATCTGTTGAAGGTTTGATCTTAAGACATATTTTTCAATAGATACTTGTCCTTCTAGATCTGTTGAAGGTGTGATCTTAAGACACATTTTTCTATAGATACTCGTTCTTTTGTTGAAGGTTTGAActttaagacattttttttctataaacacTTGTTCTACTTGATCTGTTGAAGGTTTGATCTTAAGACATATTTTTCTATAGATACTTGTCCTTTTGTTGAAGGTTTGATCTTAAGACAAAAATTTCTATAGATACTCGTCCTTTTGTTGAAGGTTTGATCTTAAGACATATTTTTCAATAGATACTCGTCCTTTTAGATCTGTTGAAGGTGTGATCTTAAGACATATTTTTCAATAGATACTCGTCCTTTTAGATCTGTTGAAGGTGTGATCTTAAGACATATTTTTCTATAGATACTTGTCCTTTTGTTGAAGGTTTGATCTTAAGACAAAAATTTCTATAGATACTCATCCTTTTGTTGAAGGTTTGATCTTAAGACATATTTTTCAATAGATACTCATCCTTCTAGATCTGTTGAAGGTGTGATCTTAAGACATATTTTTCTATAGATACTCGTCCTTTTGTTGAAGGTTTGATCTTAAGACATATTTTTCAATAGATTCTCGTCCTTCTAGATCTGTTGAAGGTGTGATCTTAAGACATATTTTTCTATAGATACTCATCCTTTTTTTGAAGGTTTGATCTTAAgacatatttttctattatatgtTGTCATTTTGCTAGTGGTCtcatacaccttatcgctagtTGTCCACCATGATTGGACATCACAAAGGTTCCAGTAAAACTATGAcctcataatacaaaatatctgacgccacaatggaaaaaaatttaatagaaaagcGACTACTGTGTGACGTCAATAGTTCAAGTGGGACAGATTCTCTTGGCAACCGGGACAGATTTCCAAATAGCGAAATCAAAGgtgttttgatattatatttcaaatctaattttttcacattaataatatttcattttgcaaCTGTTTTGAAGAGATGAATTATTATGACCTACCTTGTCTTTGTTTTCTTAGATTGGCATTCATCAAGGCTGCTTTTATTAATTCTTTTGTGTTGGAGGACACAGTATGACCTTCTTGACCCTTGACCTCAGGTTTTGTAGCTTCTTTCACTTTCTGTGAATCAACTGTATGAATAGTTTCCTTTTTGGAGTCTTCAACTTTTGCACTATGCATTTCTACATCAGTTAATGACCTTGGTTCCAGATTGCCTACTTCAACTTTGACCTTGCTTGATTCAGGTACAACCTGTTCTGTGGTTACCGTTGCCTTGGATACAGAAGGTTCCTTTGGGGCTGGACGAAGAAATGCATTGAATGTTTTAGGCTGATGATATTCCATACTCtctgtatatatcatatctcTTAACTGTTCTAAATTTAAttgctacaaaaaaaaatcattctgtGGGTTCAGTTATTCACTTTGTATAAACCATAGATATTGTATCATTGGGTCATAAATTGGTGCTTTTTaagtccaccattttcttcataagaaaatgcctgtaccaaagcAAGGATATGATAGTTGTTCATGTTGTTataaatttgtttgatgtggttgagcttttgattttgccattaaattttgattacaaaAGTCTAAAATTTTCCTTAGactttattaattttgttaatatacCTTTTATCACTCCAAACGATCAACATAGTTCTGATGTTTTACCCAACACTGGTCAccaaaataatttattgaaaaaatatttaattgtgaactttcataaagtttttttagttttaaaggTTCTAACACAAGTATGTGGTTTACTCAAAGCAATCTTATTTACTGTTAATCTGATAGCCATCAGGTTAAACAGAGTTTTGAAAAATTGTGCTTAACAtcatcaaacaaacaaatacctTGCAAATTAAGGTAAAAGCTGCTactagatataagaagatgtggtatgagtgccaatgagattactctccatccaagtcacaaattgtgaaagtaaaaaattataggtcaaagtacagtcttcaacacggagccttggctcaacccgaacagcaagctataaagggccccaaaataattagtgtaaaaccattcaaacaagaacaacagtctaatctataaaactagaggctctaaagagcctgtgtcgctcaccttggtatatgtgaattaaacaaaggaagcagacagttcatgacaaaattgtgtttaggtgattgtgatgtgtttgtacatcttactttactgaacattcttgctgcttacaattatctctatctataataaacttgtccttgtagtttcagtggaaaatgttagtaaaaatttacaaattttatgaaaattgttaaaaattgattataaaggacaataacttcttagggggtcaattgaccattttggtcattttgacttattttttagtcttaaattgctgtacattattgctgtttacagtttatctctatctataataatattcaagataataacccaaaacagcaaaatttccttaaaattaccaatttaggggcagaaACCTAACAtcgagttgtccgattcatctaaaaatttcagggcagatagatcttgaccagataaacaattttaccccatgtcagatttgctctaaatgctttggtttttgagttataagccaaaaactgcattttacccctatgttctatttttagccatggcggccatcctggtaaaaaaacacaaattttaaactagatacataaatgatgattgtggccaactttggtttaatttggcccagtagtttcagaggagaagatttttgtaaaagatcatggagatttacgaaaaatggttaaaaattgactataaagggcaataactcctaaaggggtcaactgaccattttggtcatgttgacttatttgtaaatcttactttgctgaacattattgctgtttacagtttatctccatctataataatattcaaggtagtaaccaaaaacagtaaaatttccttaaaattaccaat from Mytilus trossulus isolate FHL-02 chromosome 8, PNRI_Mtr1.1.1.hap1, whole genome shotgun sequence includes the following:
- the LOC134681202 gene encoding mitogen-activated protein kinase 7-like codes for the protein MAANGSEKSKDFLNRLAELKKRSYEVKFDLDGSDYTAVENIGIGAYGVVCSAIHKKSQDRVAIKKIHKAFEFEKIATRTYREIKILKHFKHDNIISIRDILKPKGSVTEFMDIYIVLDLMESDLHRIIYSKQELTEEHVRYFLYQLLRGLKYIHSAKVIHRDLKPSNLLVNEDCQLKIGDFGMARGLLSNPEEPNHYMTQYVATRWYRAPEIMLSMVEYSSGVDMWSVGCIFAEMLGRKHLFPGKDYIQQIRYIIGVLGSPSQAVMDLCNSDLIKNFVKQLGKREGIAWTTLFPKASRKAINLLSRILVLHPGERITVEEALKHHYFSKYHDPDDEPVCVPAFNFEFENQQLNLEQLRDMIYTESMEYHQPKTFNAFLRPAPKEPSVSKATVTTEQVVPESSKVKVEVGNLEPRSLTDVEMHSAKVEDSKKETIHTVDSQKVKEATKPEVKGQEGHTVSSNTKELIKAALMNANLRKQRQESLNEENNKNKPITAAQRQREREEKRRKKKEKSLEKMKKKKGPKGIEKVHSLLTNEDKEMLERWAKMQKNVQQIAPKPDPSQSQNRNEQTITIINIQQQVITIPKQTEPSNQGQHTTDATSVGTKTFSQHAFGIQNLSGQRGSLPVQSDLNESEKVQIPPERRESDSSVYQIHRQENKQNLLSNLQQKNVSESTKQSENVPGFSTINMQDLKSLGITNMPLQEPTSFTNVDGSSDKLHTSSSTETLENPSHNFTNRRSPYSQGSPSKDYSNNGSPESYTSQGSPENFLNTSDSSEHSQTNLHATNVSQNVQPAGMQNFQNFTPNAQFTSQSNEINSNAGNLSTNFSNQMTSQGLISNQTQANEQLRSNHGNTSQNYTSQQPSEVFQNQPSREIQPSFFSSSYTDSFLGGNSFQDTGSFQPYESQHSHQNKLSRRASSNQEFSDFTSCQFDGSMLNQFAQSFEETSNIPQQQNFQNYDQVNNSKLNDGSFSEISSGFMNHNQNFQQDFGLPSSFTTQQGFIPSSSTSIPFQGYASNHPSTVTQPLPSSQLPVGDRTILSKQPALQINTNMPPDLITVLSKQFSKSQVEDPCPPVLALTPRGTGAGYGLGMGMDLDSLIMDSQDTELGRAEPSPLSSSLLTDWMDVTGDLNIDMDALEQELSLQSPMTLSYSDLSMYPS